One window of Sinorhizobium numidicum genomic DNA carries:
- a CDS encoding Lrp/AsnC family transcriptional regulator: MTQKIADETDRRILKELLADARITNNELAERVGLSPSPCLRRLRRLEEAGVIRGYTALVDPAVEGWTMTAIATVRLSRQHEDEIVMFEEAIRGWDEVLECHLVTGSRDYVLKVMSAGLEQYERFIKEKIARLKCVASIETSFVMNTIKERRI; this comes from the coding sequence ATGACGCAGAAAATTGCCGATGAAACGGACCGCCGGATTCTGAAGGAACTGCTCGCCGACGCCAGGATCACCAACAACGAGCTTGCCGAACGTGTCGGCCTGTCGCCGTCGCCCTGTCTCAGGCGCTTGCGGCGGCTCGAAGAAGCCGGAGTCATCCGCGGCTACACCGCGCTCGTCGACCCGGCGGTCGAAGGCTGGACGATGACGGCGATCGCCACCGTGCGGCTGAGCCGCCAGCACGAGGACGAGATCGTCATGTTCGAAGAGGCGATCCGCGGCTGGGACGAGGTGCTCGAATGCCATCTCGTCACCGGTTCGCGCGACTATGTGTTGAAGGTCATGAGCGCCGGACTCGAGCAGTACGAGCGCTTCATCAAGGAAAAGATTGCGCGGCTCAAATGCGTCGCCTCGATCGAAACGAGCTTCGTGATGAACACGATCAAGGAGCGGAGGATCTAG
- a CDS encoding cystathionine gamma-synthase family protein — protein sequence MTAPHPSKTHIGNHKLHPETLMLNYGYDPELSEGAVKPPVFLTSTFVFRSAEEGRDFFDFVAGRREPPAGVGAGLVYSRFNHPNSEIVEDRLAVFEGTESGALFSSGMAAIATTLLAFVRPGDAILHSQPLYGGTETLLAKTFLNLGVSAIGFSDGVDEAAVSAAAEEAMKKGRIAIILIETPANPTNSLVDVAMIRRIADAIGERQAYRPIIVCDNTLLGPVFQRPIEYGADISLYSLTKYVGGHSDLIAGAVLGSKAIIKQVKALRGAIGTQLDPHSCWMIGRSLETLAVRMHKANENARVVAEFLRDHPKVELIHYLPFHDEASPVGRTFAAQCTGAGSTFSFDIVGGQEAAFRFLNALQIFKLAVSLGGTESLASHPAAMTHSGVPIEVRHRIGVLESTIRLSIGIEHPDDLVADLANALTVA from the coding sequence ATGACCGCGCCGCACCCGTCCAAGACCCATATCGGTAACCACAAGCTGCATCCCGAAACCCTGATGCTGAACTATGGTTACGATCCGGAGCTTTCGGAAGGGGCCGTCAAGCCGCCGGTGTTTCTGACTTCGACCTTCGTCTTCCGCTCGGCCGAGGAGGGCCGCGATTTCTTCGATTTCGTCGCCGGCCGGCGCGAGCCGCCGGCAGGCGTCGGTGCCGGCCTTGTCTATTCGCGTTTCAATCACCCGAACAGCGAGATCGTCGAGGATCGCCTCGCGGTCTTCGAAGGGACGGAGAGCGGTGCGCTCTTTTCCTCCGGCATGGCGGCGATCGCGACGACGCTGCTTGCCTTCGTGCGTCCGGGTGATGCCATCCTGCATTCGCAGCCGCTTTACGGCGGCACCGAAACGCTGCTTGCAAAGACCTTCCTCAATCTCGGCGTTTCTGCCATCGGCTTTTCCGATGGGGTCGACGAGGCGGCCGTCAGCGCAGCCGCAGAGGAAGCGATGAAGAAGGGACGGATCGCCATTATCCTCATCGAGACGCCGGCGAACCCCACAAACAGCCTCGTCGATGTTGCGATGATCCGTCGTATCGCCGACGCCATCGGAGAAAGACAGGCCTATAGGCCGATCATCGTCTGTGACAACACACTGCTTGGTCCAGTCTTCCAGCGTCCGATCGAATATGGCGCCGACATCTCGCTCTATTCGCTAACCAAATATGTCGGCGGGCACTCCGACCTTATTGCCGGCGCGGTGCTCGGCTCGAAGGCGATCATCAAACAGGTGAAGGCGCTTCGCGGCGCGATCGGCACGCAGCTCGATCCGCATTCCTGCTGGATGATCGGCCGGTCGTTGGAAACGCTAGCGGTGCGCATGCACAAGGCGAACGAAAACGCCCGCGTGGTCGCTGAATTCCTGCGCGACCACCCCAAGGTCGAGCTTATTCATTACCTGCCCTTCCATGACGAGGCCTCGCCGGTCGGCCGCACCTTTGCGGCACAGTGCACCGGCGCCGGCTCGACCTTCTCCTTCGACATCGTCGGCGGCCAGGAAGCAGCCTTCCGCTTTCTCAACGCACTGCAGATTTTTAAACTTGCCGTCAGCCTCGGCGGCACCGAGTCCCTTGCGAGCCACCCCGCCGCGATGACCCATTCCGGCGTGCCGATCGAGGTGCGTCACCGGATTGGCGTGCTCGAATCCACCATCCGCCTGTCGATCGGCATCGAGCATCCGGACGATCTCGTCGCGGATCTCGCAAACGCGCTCACCGTCGCCTGA
- a CDS encoding glyoxalase superfamily protein — translation MAVRRIVPNLQASDPQSARAFYMDLLGLDIVMDHGWLVTFAAEGGSAVPQVSVASEGGSGTPVPAVSIEVDDVDEIYRRAKAAGVEVTYDITDEPWGVRRFYLRDPFGNTINILSH, via the coding sequence ATGGCTGTTCGACGCATCGTGCCCAATCTTCAGGCTTCCGATCCGCAAAGTGCGCGTGCCTTTTACATGGATCTGTTGGGCCTTGATATCGTGATGGATCACGGCTGGCTCGTCACCTTCGCGGCAGAAGGCGGCTCAGCCGTGCCGCAGGTGAGCGTCGCCAGCGAGGGCGGGTCGGGAACGCCGGTGCCGGCGGTCTCGATCGAGGTGGACGACGTGGATGAGATTTATCGGCGCGCGAAGGCCGCCGGTGTCGAAGTAACCTACGACATCACCGACGAGCCTTGGGGCGTGCGGCGCTTCTATCTGCGCGATCCGTTCGGCAACACGATCAACATCCTATCGCACTGA
- a CDS encoding TetR/AcrR family transcriptional regulator encodes MTVLPTRDRIVSAAAKLFYAEGIRAVSVDAVAEAAGVTKRTLYYHFESKDDLIAAYLEARDQPNLKLFQKWFTETDGDVAAKIEGIFRNLARAARHPKWKGCGFLRTSAELANMPGHPAIRIGAAHKKKFEDWLRQVFEAELVDDAAALARQIRLLLDGSFAVVLLHRDPSYMETAGVAAASLVELALSARRAVSKSGG; translated from the coding sequence ATGACCGTATTGCCTACGCGTGATCGCATCGTTTCCGCCGCCGCCAAGCTCTTCTATGCGGAAGGCATCCGCGCCGTCAGCGTCGACGCCGTGGCGGAAGCGGCCGGCGTGACGAAACGCACGCTCTATTACCATTTCGAAAGCAAGGACGACCTAATTGCAGCCTACCTTGAGGCGCGCGACCAGCCGAACCTCAAACTCTTCCAGAAATGGTTCACCGAGACCGACGGCGACGTGGCGGCGAAGATCGAGGGGATATTCCGCAATCTCGCCCGTGCTGCCCGCCACCCGAAATGGAAAGGCTGCGGTTTTCTGCGCACCTCCGCCGAACTTGCGAACATGCCCGGGCACCCGGCGATCCGGATCGGCGCCGCCCACAAGAAGAAGTTTGAGGACTGGCTGCGGCAGGTGTTCGAGGCGGAGCTGGTCGACGACGCAGCCGCGCTTGCGCGGCAGATACGGCTTTTGCTTGATGGCAGCTTCGCTGTCGTTTTGCTCCACCGCGATCCGAGCTATATGGAGACGGCGGGCGTGGCCGCAGCGTCGCTGGTCGAGTTGGCGCTGTCCGCGCGCCGCGCCGTATCAAAGTCGGGAGGGTAA
- a CDS encoding crotonase/enoyl-CoA hydratase family protein yields MSDTVLFEISAGIALVTLNRPEKLNALNYELIDRLLSHLDQIEADDAVQAVILTGAGERAFSAGGDIHEFSDSVASGVNAAVRDFVRRGQRLTARLEAFPKPVIAAVNGLAYGGGCEITEAVHLAIASERARFSKPEIKLAMPPTFGGTQRLPRLAGRKRALELLLTGDDFSPQRALEMGLINRIVPHHDLMNAAWTLAARIIHHSPLATGAIITAVTRGLNMTIGEGLLNESEQFARLVPSHDLTEGLSAWKERREPRYAGR; encoded by the coding sequence ATGTCCGATACAGTGCTATTTGAAATTTCAGCCGGCATCGCGCTCGTGACGCTCAACCGGCCGGAGAAGCTGAACGCGCTCAATTACGAGCTGATAGATCGGCTTCTGTCTCACCTCGATCAGATCGAGGCGGACGACGCGGTTCAGGCGGTGATCCTCACCGGTGCGGGCGAGCGCGCCTTTTCCGCCGGCGGCGACATTCACGAATTTTCAGACAGCGTCGCATCGGGCGTGAATGCCGCCGTTCGCGATTTCGTTCGGCGCGGGCAAAGGCTGACAGCCCGACTTGAGGCCTTTCCAAAGCCGGTGATCGCCGCCGTCAATGGTCTTGCCTATGGCGGCGGCTGCGAGATCACCGAAGCCGTCCATCTCGCAATCGCCAGCGAACGGGCGCGCTTTTCCAAGCCCGAGATCAAGCTCGCCATGCCGCCGACCTTCGGCGGTACGCAGCGTCTACCGCGCCTTGCCGGACGCAAGCGCGCGCTCGAACTGCTTTTGACTGGTGACGATTTCTCACCGCAGCGCGCGCTCGAGATGGGACTCATCAACAGGATCGTGCCGCATCACGACCTGATGAATGCCGCATGGACGCTCGCCGCCCGCATCATCCACCACTCGCCTCTTGCGACCGGCGCCATCATCACCGCCGTCACAAGGGGCCTCAACATGACGATCGGCGAAGGCCTGCTGAACGAAAGCGAGCAGTTTGCACGCCTCGTGCCAAGCCACGACCTGACCGAGGGCTTGTCCGCCTGGAAGGAACGGCGCGAACCTCGCTACGCCGGGCGCTGA
- a CDS encoding TetR/AcrR family transcriptional regulator gives MISEATPATAANDEAPALRRTPSQRRSRERVEHILSCATALIEQKGSDAMRMSEVAEMAGISIGSLYQYFPDKAAIIRTLAERYNTASRDCIATELAKVTSIAELRDAFAALFDIYYEMFRAEPVMRDIWSAMQADKILREIELAESRANGRLLADVWERVAPGTPREKIEDAAFLIMHLGECTMRLAVSVDRAEGDRIVEAYKRMVLHNFASGDMPDDKSVA, from the coding sequence ATGATTTCAGAAGCAACGCCGGCCACTGCTGCCAATGACGAAGCGCCAGCCCTCCGCCGCACGCCGAGCCAAAGGCGTAGCCGCGAACGGGTTGAACACATCCTCTCCTGCGCCACGGCGCTGATCGAGCAAAAAGGAAGCGATGCCATGCGCATGAGTGAGGTGGCCGAGATGGCCGGAATTTCCATCGGCTCGCTCTACCAGTACTTTCCCGACAAGGCGGCGATCATCCGCACGCTCGCCGAGCGCTACAACACGGCCTCCCGGGATTGTATCGCAACGGAACTCGCCAAGGTCACGAGCATCGCCGAACTGCGCGATGCCTTTGCCGCCCTTTTTGACATTTATTACGAGATGTTCCGGGCCGAGCCGGTGATGCGCGACATCTGGTCGGCGATGCAAGCTGACAAGATCCTGCGCGAGATCGAGCTCGCCGAGAGCCGGGCGAATGGGCGATTGCTCGCCGACGTCTGGGAACGGGTGGCACCCGGCACGCCGCGGGAGAAAATCGAAGATGCCGCTTTCCTCATCATGCATCTTGGCGAATGTACCATGCGGCTCGCCGTCTCGGTCGATCGTGCCGAAGGTGACCGCATCGTCGAAGCCTACAAGCGCATGGTTCTGCACAATTTTGCCTCGGGCGACATGCCCGACGATAAAAGCGTGGCATGA
- a CDS encoding CbtB domain-containing protein, protein MATSTVSSIPLSLSDRLTAGLIALMIGAFLVFGAGLANSAVLHDTAHDTRHSYGFPCH, encoded by the coding sequence ATGGCTACGTCTACAGTTTCGAGCATTCCGCTGTCCCTCAGCGATCGTCTGACCGCAGGCCTCATCGCTCTGATGATCGGTGCCTTCCTCGTCTTCGGCGCCGGCTTGGCGAATTCGGCCGTCCTGCACGATACCGCGCACGACACCCGACATTCCTACGGCTTCCCCTGCCACTAA
- a CDS encoding CbtA family protein: MIVKTLLAAIVAGLIAGVFMTAAQELRVTPLILHAEQYEGEAPAATDQPVGEQPAAAAHDQHSFLNLERDAVGKQPNASPHATPNGTSPLGTIFSALSPISPAYAHEHGGEHEEGGIMFGMSRFSGTLLANLVTGAGFSLLLAGISLVIGYPITLANGALWGAFGWLAVHMLPAVGLPPELPGFPAAELGDRQLWWAATVLLSAAGLYLLALRPGILAKVVGLVLIAAPQAYGAPQPLDISSNVPAVLGAEFAVAALATTLAFWIVLGVVSGFINDWFLKTR, translated from the coding sequence ATGATCGTCAAAACACTTCTGGCCGCCATCGTGGCCGGGCTGATCGCCGGCGTCTTCATGACCGCCGCGCAGGAACTGCGCGTTACGCCATTGATCCTGCATGCGGAGCAATATGAGGGTGAGGCTCCGGCGGCGACTGACCAGCCGGTGGGCGAGCAGCCTGCCGCCGCCGCCCACGATCAGCATTCTTTCCTGAACCTGGAGCGGGACGCGGTCGGAAAACAGCCTAACGCTTCTCCTCATGCTACTCCGAACGGCACCTCGCCGCTCGGCACGATCTTCTCGGCACTCTCGCCTATTTCGCCGGCCTATGCCCATGAGCATGGGGGCGAACACGAGGAAGGCGGCATCATGTTCGGCATGAGCCGCTTCTCCGGCACGCTGCTTGCCAATCTGGTGACCGGTGCGGGCTTTTCGCTGCTTCTTGCCGGCATCAGCCTCGTCATCGGCTACCCGATAACGCTCGCGAACGGTGCGCTCTGGGGCGCCTTCGGCTGGCTTGCCGTCCACATGCTGCCGGCGGTCGGCCTGCCGCCGGAATTGCCCGGCTTCCCCGCCGCCGAACTTGGCGACCGCCAGCTCTGGTGGGCGGCGACCGTGCTGCTTTCAGCGGCAGGGCTCTATCTGCTGGCACTGCGCCCCGGAATCCTCGCCAAGGTCGTAGGGCTCGTCCTGATCGCAGCGCCGCAGGCCTATGGTGCGCCGCAGCCGCTCGACATTTCCAGCAACGTTCCGGCCGTCCTCGGCGCCGAATTTGCCGTCGCCGCACTGGCGACCACGCTCGCCTTCTGGATCGTGCTCGGTGTTGTCTCCGGTTTTATCAACGATTGGTTCCTTAAGACGCGTTAA
- a CDS encoding ferric iron reductase translates to MQQRQGRASSAASGEDAAAAIEWLAAAFPEVACSSDASAAKFIPATAFWRDASASVEACLAYQNRFASGMDDKVRAAHLIAFYSHQLSLVTVTVFLATGLVPELAGLRFESYLRPVGERTLEASRFHFLVELPQIAAGARPEEAGSRFRDVFVAQLKPVITLLSRRCGLSVRAQWRLAADSLAGAFLEIGRRQGKEAEAIAHALAIVKHQGSPLFTRELHYEEIDAAVPCNDGERALSQTYRMRGGCCLYYRTDAGSYCDSCVLLRPEIRRERLRAHLRETARE, encoded by the coding sequence GTGCAGCAACGGCAAGGGAGGGCGAGCAGCGCGGCAAGCGGCGAGGACGCCGCGGCGGCCATCGAATGGCTTGCCGCTGCATTTCCGGAGGTCGCCTGTTCATCGGATGCTTCCGCTGCCAAATTCATTCCAGCAACGGCGTTCTGGAGGGATGCGTCCGCCAGCGTGGAGGCTTGCCTCGCCTATCAGAACCGTTTCGCCTCCGGCATGGACGACAAAGTGCGGGCGGCGCATCTGATCGCTTTTTACAGTCACCAGCTCAGCCTGGTGACTGTAACGGTCTTTCTCGCCACGGGTCTGGTGCCTGAATTGGCGGGGCTGCGCTTTGAAAGCTATTTGCGCCCCGTGGGCGAGCGGACGCTCGAGGCGAGCCGATTTCATTTTCTTGTCGAACTGCCGCAGATTGCGGCCGGTGCCCGGCCGGAGGAGGCCGGCAGCCGTTTCCGGGATGTTTTCGTTGCGCAGTTGAAACCGGTGATTACGCTGTTGAGCCGGCGCTGCGGCCTATCAGTCCGCGCGCAGTGGCGGCTTGCGGCAGACAGTCTGGCGGGTGCTTTTCTGGAGATTGGGCGACGTCAGGGGAAAGAGGCGGAGGCTATTGCTCACGCCCTCGCGATCGTCAAGCACCAAGGCTCGCCGTTGTTTACGCGGGAACTCCATTATGAAGAGATCGATGCCGCCGTGCCTTGCAATGACGGTGAGAGGGCGCTTTCCCAGACCTACAGAATGCGGGGCGGCTGCTGCCTGTACTATCGCACTGATGCCGGCAGCTATTGCGATAGCTGCGTGTTGCTCAGGCCGGAAATACGACGCGAGCGGCTGCGGGCGCATTTGCGTGAAACGGCACGGGAATAG
- a CDS encoding glucoamylase family protein, protein MVHATPNSYFARVDRLQRAAFGYFLRYSDQRTGLVADTSRRASPSSIAATGFGLSCYPVAVERGWIGRAEAARRVLTTLRFFESSRQASDARATGYRGFYYHFLDMRTGERTWRSELSTIDSALLFAGVLTAAAYFAGSGKAEAEIRSLAERLYGRADWSWALNRGDTLTMGWRPPGRFLKHRWCGYSEALLLYVLALGSPSYPIEPETYEASTAAHEWLTLDGMPHLHAGALFIHLFPHAWIDFRALRDAGMRRVASDYFENTRRAIALQRAYAQENPHGFAGYCRDLWGFSACHAPKGWLQLRDGRWQKLLGYAARGAPFGADDGTLVPWASLAGLPFDPDACLSGLSHLLAHYPALLNDDRLPGGFNPSLPSEGAEGWVDDSVVGLDQGLSVIMIENWRSGLLWDLTSSIPAFRYGLRKAGFEGGWLSASVF, encoded by the coding sequence ATGGTTCACGCCACGCCGAATTCGTATTTCGCACGTGTAGACCGGCTGCAACGCGCCGCGTTCGGCTATTTCCTTCGATATTCAGACCAGAGGACCGGGCTCGTGGCCGATACGTCGCGGCGAGCTTCGCCGTCGAGCATCGCCGCGACGGGCTTCGGTCTCTCCTGTTATCCGGTCGCGGTGGAGCGCGGCTGGATCGGACGAGCCGAAGCGGCACGGCGGGTGCTGACGACCCTGCGTTTCTTCGAGAGCAGCAGGCAGGCGAGCGACGCGCGTGCAACCGGCTATCGCGGCTTCTACTATCATTTCCTCGATATGCGAACCGGAGAGCGGACTTGGCGCAGCGAGCTTTCGACCATCGACAGCGCGCTCCTCTTCGCCGGCGTCCTGACGGCTGCGGCCTACTTTGCGGGAAGCGGGAAGGCCGAGGCGGAGATCCGGAGCCTTGCAGAGCGGCTCTACGGAAGGGCGGATTGGTCCTGGGCGCTCAATCGCGGCGATACGCTGACGATGGGATGGAGGCCGCCCGGCCGCTTCCTGAAGCACCGGTGGTGCGGCTATAGCGAGGCGCTGCTACTCTATGTGCTGGCGCTCGGCTCGCCGAGCTATCCGATCGAGCCGGAGACCTATGAAGCCTCTACGGCCGCCCATGAATGGCTGACGCTCGACGGCATGCCGCACCTTCACGCCGGCGCGCTGTTCATCCATCTTTTCCCCCACGCATGGATCGATTTCCGCGCTCTTCGCGATGCCGGGATGCGCAGGGTGGCGAGCGACTATTTCGAGAACACGCGCCGGGCGATCGCCCTTCAGCGCGCATATGCGCAGGAGAACCCCCACGGTTTCGCCGGCTATTGCCGCGATCTCTGGGGCTTCAGCGCCTGCCATGCGCCGAAGGGCTGGTTGCAGCTTCGCGACGGACGATGGCAAAAATTGCTGGGCTATGCGGCCCGCGGTGCGCCCTTCGGCGCCGACGACGGAACGCTCGTTCCCTGGGCATCGCTCGCCGGCTTGCCGTTCGATCCGGATGCCTGCCTGAGCGGCCTTTCCCATCTCCTGGCGCACTATCCGGCGTTGCTCAATGACGACCGTCTCCCCGGAGGCTTCAATCCGAGCCTGCCGAGTGAAGGCGCCGAGGGATGGGTGGACGACAGCGTCGTCGGGCTTGACCAGGGGCTCTCGGTGATAATGATCGAAAACTGGCGAAGCGGCTTGCTTTGGGACCTCACATCCAGCATTCCGGCTTTCCGCTATGGGCTGCGCAAGGCAGGCTTCGAGGGCGGCTGGCTCTCCGCCAGCGTTTTCTGA
- a CDS encoding DUF1194 domain-containing protein, whose protein sequence is MLNTLALILALSGSPIQSALPADVDVELVLAVDMSGSMDMEEARVQRSGYLQALRHPDFINAVKGGYLGRIAIGYFEWAGLVNEASVVTWQVIDKAADAEAFAAKLEARPIGTRRGTSISNAILFGTNLIESNAFSGARRVIDISGDGPNNTGPPVNPARNDAVERGIVINGLAILIRPSVSTGPLDQYYAECVIGGPGSFVLPVHEPEDFATAIRQKLILEVSGATPAPILRLAAVAPTADCLIGEKLRPGFLDRVYPELDR, encoded by the coding sequence ATGTTGAACACGCTGGCATTGATCCTGGCTCTCAGTGGAAGCCCTATACAATCGGCGTTGCCCGCGGATGTCGACGTGGAACTGGTGCTGGCGGTCGACATGTCCGGATCGATGGACATGGAAGAGGCGCGCGTGCAGCGCTCCGGCTATCTGCAGGCGCTGAGGCACCCGGATTTCATCAACGCCGTCAAGGGCGGGTATCTCGGACGCATCGCCATCGGCTATTTCGAGTGGGCAGGGCTGGTAAACGAAGCCTCCGTCGTCACCTGGCAAGTGATCGACAAAGCCGCCGACGCCGAAGCTTTTGCCGCCAAGCTCGAGGCCCGGCCGATCGGCACGCGGCGCGGCACCTCCATCTCGAATGCGATCCTCTTCGGCACGAACCTCATCGAATCCAACGCCTTTTCAGGAGCCCGGCGCGTCATCGACATTTCCGGCGACGGGCCGAACAATACAGGCCCGCCCGTGAACCCCGCCCGCAATGACGCGGTGGAGCGCGGCATCGTGATCAACGGGCTCGCAATCCTCATCCGCCCATCAGTGTCGACGGGCCCCCTGGACCAATATTACGCGGAATGCGTCATAGGCGGCCCGGGCTCGTTCGTGCTCCCGGTACACGAGCCTGAGGATTTTGCGACCGCGATCCGCCAGAAACTGATCCTCGAGGTAAGCGGTGCGACACCTGCGCCCATCCTTCGCCTCGCCGCGGTCGCGCCCACGGCAGACTGCCTGATTGGCGAAAAACTGCGACCTGGATTTCTCGATAGGGTTTATCCGGAACTCGATCGGTAA